Proteins from a genomic interval of Quercus robur chromosome 9, dhQueRobu3.1, whole genome shotgun sequence:
- the LOC126699617 gene encoding protein BONZAI 3-like, giving the protein MGHCFSDLEGGKQAVGGAQQRPTSANDGGHNDAIDFFYRSRGLQPLFTQIELSLSASNLLDRDITSKSDPMAVVYAKKIDGKLEELGRTEVVLNSLNPAWIEKVTVAFQFEIVQPLVFHVYDVDTKYHNIPVKTLKLKDQEFLGEATCVLSEIVTKQTRSLTLNLHIKNGHMGLRNFGALTIHAEETVASRSCVEMIVHCSHLNNKDLFSKSDPFLRISRIVETGGSVPIFKTEVVNNNLNPIWKPLCLSVQQFGSKDNPLIIECFDFNSSGNHVLIGKLQKSMADLEKFHKERSGANLTLPSSHHGRDKVLKGQLFVDQFCEKQQYSFLDYISSGFELNFMVAVDFTASNGNPRNPDSLHYIDPSGRLNSYQQAILEVGEVIQFYDSDRRFPAWGFGGRTYDGTTSHCFNLNGSASAFEVEGVEGIMAAYSSALHNVALAGPTLFGQVINKAAQIAGQSISYNSNKYFVLLIITDGVLTDLQETKDALVRASDLPLSILIVGVGGADFTQMEVLDADDGRRLESSTGRVATRDIVQFVPMREVHSGQISVVQALLEELPGQFLTYMRGRDIKPRPLHVAPTSA; this is encoded by the exons atgggacATTGCTTTTCAGATTTGGAGGGAGGAAAGCAGGCCGTGGGTGGGGCCCAACAGAGGCCCACTAGTGCCAACGATGGTGGTCACAACGATGCCATTGATTTCTTCTACAGGTCCCGTGGCCTTCAACCTCTATTCACTCAAATTGAG TTATCTCTATCAGCATCTAACTTGCTTGATCGTGATATCACTTCAAAG aGTGATCCCATGGCTGTGGTGTATGCAAAGAAAATAGATGGTAAACTAGAGGAGTTAGGTCGCACTGAGGTTGTATTGAATAGTTTGAATCCTGCATGGATAGAAAAAGTTACAGTTGCATTCCAGTTTGAGATCGTGCAGCCATTGGT ATTTCATGTGTATGATGTGGATACAAAATATCATAATATACCTGtgaag ACGCTAAAATTGAAGGATCAAGAATTTCTTGGAGAGGCCACTTGTGTTCTATCAGAG ATAGTGACTAAACAAACTCGGAGTTTAACCCTAAATCTCCATATCAAAAATGGGCATATGGGCTTGAGGAACTTTGGGGCACTCACTATCCATGCAGAGGAAACAGTTGCTTCAAGGAGTTGTGTTGAGATGATAGTCCATTGTTCCCACTTGAATAACAAGGACCTATTCTCTAAAAGT gatCCTTTTTTAAGAATATCTAGAATCGTAGAGACTGGAGGTTCTGTTCCAATATTCAAGACTGAAGTGGTGAACAACAATTTGAATCCAATTTGGAAACCCCTATGCCTGAGTGTACAGCAGTTTGGAAGTAAG GATAACCCATTAATTATTGAGTGCTTTGATTTCAATAGCAGTGGCAATCATGTGCTTATTGG TAAGCTCCAGAAATCAATGGCAGACCTGGAAAAATTTCATAAAGAAAGAAGTGGTGCAAATCTCACCTTACCATCTTCTCATCATGGTCGTGATAAG GTTTTGAAGGGACAGTTGTTTGTGGATCAATTTTGTGAAAAGCAACAGTACAGCTTTCTGGATTACATTTCTAGTGGATTTGAGCTTAACTTTATGGTTGCTGTTGACTTTACAG ccTCAAATGGAAACCCTCGAAATCCAGATTCTTTACACTACATTGATCCTTCTGGTCGGTTGAATTCTTATCAACAG GCTATATTGGAGGTTGGGGAGGTCATTCAGTTTTATGATTCTGATAGACGCTTTCCTGCTTGGGGCTTTGGAGGAAGAACATATGATGGGACCACATCGCATTGTTTTAACTTGAATGGAAGTGCAAGTGCCTTTGAG GTTGAAGGAGTTGAAGGCATCATGGCTGCTTATTCAAGTGCTCTACATAATGTTGCTCTAGCAGGACCCACTTTATTTGGCCAAGTGATCAACAAAGCTGCACAAATTGCTGGCCAGTCCATCTCATACAACAGCAACAAGTACTTTGTTTTGCTCATTATTACG GATGGAGTCCTTACAGACctacaagaaacaaaagacGCTTTGGTCAGGGCATCTGATCTTCCACTATCAATTCTCATAGTAGGAGTGGGAGGTGCTGATTTTACGCAAATGGAG GTGCTTGATGCTGACGATGGAAGACGATTAGAGAGCTCTACAGGTCGTGTAGCAACACGTGACATTGTACAATTTGTTCCAATGCGAGAAGTACATA GTGGGCAGATTTCTGTGGTTCAGGCTCTATTGGAAGAGCTACCTGGACAGTTTTTGACATACATGCGGGGTAGAGATATCAAGCCACGCCCTCTCCATGTAGCCCCAACGTCTGCTTGA